The Streptomyces sp. NBC_00162 sequence CGGTCCTGGCCGTCGCCAACACCGGTGCCGCGCTCGACGCGACGGGCGTGGAGTCGCTGAGCACCCTGCGCGCCTCCGCCAAGCGCGAATCCGGGACCGGGGCGGGCTCCGGCTCCGGCTCCGGCTCCGGCTCCGGCTCCGGCGACACCGTCGGCCGGTTCGGCGTCGGCTTCGCGGCCGTCCTCGCCGTCTCCGACGAGCCCGCCGTCCTCGGCCGCCACGGGGGCGTCCGCTGGTCCCTCGCCGAGTCCCGCGAACTGGCCCGCGACGCCGCCGTCGGCAGCCCCGGCCTCGGCGACGAGCTGCGCCGCCGCGACGGCCACGTCCCGCTGCTGCGGCTCCCGCTGCCCGCCGAGGGCACCGCCCCCGACGGCTACGACACCGTCGTGGTCCTCCCGCTGCGCGACGCCGCCGCCGAGGGCCTCGTCGAGCGGCTCCTCACCGGCATCGACGACGCCCTGCTGCTCACCCTGCCCGGGCTGCGCGAGGTCGTGGTGGAGACCCCGGCCGGACCCGCCCGGACCCTGTACCGCCGCGACGAGGGCTCGTACACCGTCATCGAGGACTCCCGGTCGGGCACCAGCCGCTGGCGCACCGTCCGCCACGGCGGCCCCATCGAGAAGGCCCTGCTCGCCGACCGGCCCGTCGAGGAACGGCTGCGGCCCTTCTGGTCGGTGTCCTGGGCCGTGCCCGTCGACACCGAGGGCGCGCCGCTGCGCCCGGCCACCGCGCCCGTCGTGCACGCGCCGACCCCCACCGACGAACCCCTCGGCATCCCCGCCCTGCTCATCGCGACCCTGCCGCTGGACACCACCCGCCGGCACCCCGCGCCCGGCCCGCTGACCGACTTCCTCGTGGAGCGCGCGGCCGACGCGTACGCCGAACTCCTCGGCGCCTGGGACCCGGTGACCACCGCGCTCGTGGACCTGGTCCCCGGCCCGCTCGGCAAGGGCGAGCTGGACGGGGCCCTGCGCGCCGCCGTGCTCCGGCGGCTGCCCCGTACGGCCTTCCTCGAGCCCGCCGCCCCGCCCGAGCACGCCGAGGAACGGGCCGCGCTGCGCCCCTTCGAGGCCGAGGTCGTGGAGGGCGCGGGCGCCGACACCGTACGGGTCCTCGCCGAGGTCCTGCCGACCCTGCTCCCGGCCGGTCTGGAGCGCCGCCCCGAACTGCGCACGCTGGGCGTGGGCCGGCTCCCGCTCGGGGACGCCATCGAGCGGATCGCGGGCATCGAGCGGACCCCCGACTGGTGGCACCGGCTCTACGACAGCCTCGCCGGGGTCGACCCGGACCGGCTGTCCGGGCTGCCCGTGCCGCTCGCCGACGGCCGCACGACGATCGGGCCGCGCCACGTCCTCCTCCCGTACGCGGACACCCCGGTGGACCTGGCCCGGCTGGGGCTGAAGGTGGCCCACCCGGATGCCGCGCACCCGCTGCTGGAGAAGCTCGGATCCCTTCCGGCGACCCCGCGGGCCGTCCTGACGACCCCGCAGGTGCGGGCCGCCGTGGCGGGCTCGATGGACGCGGGCGAGATCTGGGACGAGGACGCGCTGGACCCGGAGGAGCTGGCCGACGTGGTCCTGGGCCTGGTCCGGGACGCCGACCTGGCACCGGGCGAGGAGCCCTGGCTGGGTGCGCTGGCCCTCCCGGACGAGGACGGGGAGCTCACCCCGGCCGGTGAGCTGCTGCTGCCCGGATCGCCGCTCGCCTCGGTCATCCGCGAGGACGAAGTCCCGTACGTGGACGCCGAACTGGCCTCCCGGTGGGACGCGGACACCCTCACCGCCTGCGGGGTACTGGCCGTCTTCCAGCTGGTCCGCGCCACCGACGTGGTCCTGGACCCGGACGAACTGGAACCGCGCGACGGGGACTTCGCCGAGCCCGACGACGCGGGCCTGCTCGACGCGGTGGACGTGTGGTGCGAGGACCTGCTGGACCAGCTGCCGGACACCCCGGTGCCGCCGGTGGCGACCGAGCTGGTCGCCGTACGGGACCTCGACCTGGTCGACGACGACTGCTGGCCCCAGGCCCTGGCGATGCTCGCGCAGCCCCCGCTGCGCGACGCGCTGACCCAGCCCGTACGGGTGCTGCTCCCGGACGGCACCACGCAGTCGGTGCGCTCGTACACCGCCTGGTGGCTGCGCGACCACCCGGTGCTCGACGGCCGCCGCCCGGCCGGCCTGCGCGCGGCGGGCGGCGACCCGCTGCTGGCGGGCCTCTACACCTCGGCGGACGCCACCGGGTTCGAGGACGAGCAGGTCCTGCGGGCCCTGGGCGTACGGACGACCGTGCCGGCCCTCCTGGACGAACCCGGCGGCGCGGCCGAGCTGCTGGCCCGTCTCGCGGACCCTGAGCGCGAGGTGACGGGCCGCCAGCTGCACGGCCTGTACTCGGCCCTGGCCGATCTGGACCCCGAGCAGGTCACCCTCCCGGACGAGCTGCGCGCGGTGGTGGACGGCGAGGTCCGGGTGGTGGACGCGGCGGACGCGGTCATCGCGGACGCCCCGGACCTGCTCCCGCTGACGGAGGGCCTGCCGCTGTTGCCGGTCGCCCCCTCCCGGGCGCCGGACCTGGCGGACCTCCTCCAGGTCCGGCGCGTCTCGGAGACGGTCCCGGCGGAGGTGACCACCCCGGGCGAGGAACACGAGGTCCCGGAGCCGGTCCGGGTCCTGCTGGGCCCCTCGACCCCGGCCACGTACGTCGAGCACGAGGAACTGATCGCGGGCGGCATCGAACTGGACTGGCGCCGCACCCCCGACGGCACCCTGCACGCCTCCACCCTGGAGGGCGTCGCCGCGGGCCTGGCCTGGTCGGCGGGCCAATGGCCCCGCCGCTTCGAGGTGGCAGCCCTCCTGGAGGACCCGTCCCGGACCGCCGAGCTGGCCCGGGACAGGTGGTTCGACTAGCCCTGTCCGGGCGGTTCCGTCGCCCGGTCGGCTGAAGTGCGTGCACCGGTCCCCTGCTCTAGCGTCGGAAGGGCGAGGGTGACCGATGCGTCGAGCCGGTCGCCCCTCAGCGCCTGCTCAGCGCCGCCCCCGCCCGTGGTCCGGCACACACGCGGATCGCGCGACCGACCGAGAGAGCAGGTGCATCCGCATGCGTTCGTCGGCTCGAATCCCCAGCATCCTCGCCGGCCTGGCCCTCGCCGTCGGCGGCGTCGCCTTGGCCGCCCCGGCCGCCCACGCGGACATGAAGGCCTGCGAGCAATACGTCACGCAACACAACGCTCAGGTCACCGACGCGGTCCGGCAGGCGTGCTACCAGGGTCAGATCGGCAACCAGACCAGCTGCTCCGCCAGCCTCGACGCGGCCGGCATCTCCAAGGACGTCGCGGCCGGAGCCTGCCGGGCGGCTCCGCAGTAGTTCTCGTGCCATCCCTGGTCCGGGGCGAGGGCGTCCGCCGGCCGGGCGGCGCCCTCGCCCCGGCGAGCCGGTCATGCCGGTCCTGCCGGGAACTTGCGGTTCACCCAGTGGAACGTGAACTCGATCAGGGTCGCGGCGGCCGCGGCGACGGCCACCGCGATCCACGGCATGGTCACGCCCACCAGCTTGAGCTGGAAGAAGTCCTGGAGCCACGGCACGACCAGCACGATCAGGAAAGCGCCGCCCATCGCGCCGACCAGGCCGACCCGCCACCACGTGTACGGGCGGGCGATGATCGCCAGGACCCACATCGAGGTCAGGAACAGCGTGAGGGTCGCCGCGCTGGTCTCGGCCTTGAGGGCGTCCGGGCCGGTGTAGTAGTGGCGGGCGATCAGGTACGTCACGAAGGTGGCCGTCGCCGCGATCACGCCGCCCGGGATCGCGTACCGCATCACCCGTTTCACGAAGTGCGGCTTCGCGCGCTCCTTGTTCGGCGCGAGGGCCAGGAAGAAGGCCGGGATGCCGATGGTGAGGGTGGACAGCAGCGTCAGGTGGCGGGGCAGGAAGGGGTACTCGACCTGTGAGCAGACCACGAGGACGGCCAGCAGCACCGAGTAGACCGTCTTGGTGAGGAAGAGGGTCGCCACGCGGGTGATGTTGCCGATGACCCGGCGGCCCTCGGCGACCACCGAGGGGAGGGTCGCGAAGCTGTTGTTGAGAAGGACGATCTGGGCCACGGCCCGGGTGGCCTCCGAGCCGGAGCCCATCGAGACGCCGATGTCGGCGTCCTTGAGCGCGAGCACGTCGTTGACGCCGTCGCCGGTCATGGCGACCGTGTGGCCCTTGGACTGGAGGGCCCCGACCATGTCCCGCTTCTGCTGCGGGGTGACGCGCCCGAAGACGGAGTTGGCGTCGAGGACCTGCGCCATGCCGACCTGCTCCGTGGGGAGTTTGCGGGCGTCGACGGTGTTCTCGGCGCCCGGCAGGCCCAGCTTGCCGGCGACCGCGCCCACGGAGATGGCGTTGTCGCCGGAGATGACCTTCGCCTTGACGTCCTGGTCCTCGAAGTAGCGCAGCGTGTCGGCGGCGTCGGGCCGCAGCCGCTGCTCGAGGACGACGAGAGCGGTCGGCCTGACCCCGGTGGCCACGGCGGCGTCGTCCAGTTCGCGGGCGGAGCGGGCCAGCAGGAGGACCCGCAGGCCCTGCTCGTTGAGGTCGTTGATCTCGTCGAGGGCGGGGTCCCCGGAGGGGAGCAGGATGTCGGGGGCGCCCAGCAGCCAGGTGTTGTTCTCGCCGTCGCCCTCGCTGAAGCTGGCGCCGCTGTACTTGCGGGCGGAGGAGAAGGGGAGGGACTCGGTGCAGCGCCACTCCGCGCTGTCGGGGTAGGCGTCGATGATCGCCTGGAGGCTGGCGTTGGGGCGCGGGTCGGACTCGCCGAGGGCGCCGAGCACCTTCTTGACGTACGCCGGGTCCGCGCCGCCGAGCGGGCGGAGCTCGGTGACGTCCATGCCGCCCTCGGTGAGGGTGCCGGTCTTGTCGAGGCAGACCACGTCGACGCGTGCGAGGCCCTCGATGGCGGGCAGTTCCTGGACCAGGCACTGCTGGCGGCCGAGCCGGATGACGCCGATCGCGAAGGCCACGGAGGTGAGGAGGACGAGGCCCTCGGGGATCATCGGGACGATGCCGCCGACGGTCCGGGCGATGGCGTCGTTGAGGTTGTTCTCCTTGACGACGAGCTGGCTGATGATCAGGCCGATGGAGGTCGGGATCATCATCCAGGTGACGTACTTCAGGATGGTGGAGATGCCGGAGCGCAGCTCGGAGTGGACGAGGGTGAAGCGGGAGGCCTCTTCGGCCAGCTGGGCGGCGTAGGCCTCGCGGCCGACCTTGGTGGCGGTGAACGCGCCGCCGCCGGCCACGACGAAGGAGCCGGACATGACCAGGTCGCCGGGCTTCTTCAGGACGGGGTCGGCCTCGCCGGTGAGCAGGGACTCGTCGATCTCCAGGCCGTCGGCCTCGCCGACGGAGCCGTCGACGACGACCTTGTCGCCGGGGCCGAGTTCGATGACGTCGCCGAGGACGATCTCGGAGGTGGAGATCTCGCCGGTCCTGCCGTCGCGGCGCACGCTGGGTTTGGCCTCGCCGATGACGGCGAGCCCGTCGAGGGTCTTCTTGGCGCGCATTTCCTGGATGATGCCGATGCCCGTGTTCGCGATGATCACGAAGCCGAAGAGGCTGTCCTGGATCGGCGCGACGAACAGCATGATCACCCAGAGCACGCCGATGATCGCGTTGAACCGGGTGAAGACGTTGGCGCGGACGATGTCGACGGTGGAACGGCTGCTGCGGACGGGGACGTCGTTCACGTCCCCGCGCGCCACGCGTTCGGCGACCTCGGCGGTGGTCAGGCCGCCGGGCTTGAACCGGGGCGCGGGCGGCCGCATCGGGTGTACGGGGTCCAGCTCGGCCCCCGCGTCGATGGCACCGCCGGCCCGCTCCGGACCGTCCTGATCGATCTTCGCCCGCTGCGTCATGCTTTCGACGGTAAGGGCGGTTCGAACGCTTCACCCGCCGAGAAGTCGGAAGATCCGACTTCGGGATGACCCCAATCCTCCCTTGGTCCCCCCTTGCGCGCCCCGAAGGACACGCGGGGTCTAGGCCTGCGCGGAGGGGTCCGCCTCGGCGGACGACGCTTCCGCGGCGTGGCGCTTGAGGGCGGCGTCGCGGCCGCGGACGTACCAGATGCCGATCAGGCCGAGGAAGCCGCCGGCCGCGCAGGTCCAGACCCACCACAGCAGGTCGCGGTCGGCGAACCACCCGTAGAAGGGGAGCTGGACGACGAAGAGGACGAACCAGATGATCGTGCCGCCGGTGATGGTGGCGACGATCGGGCCCTCCAGGGGCTCGGGTGCCTCGTGCTTGGGGGTCCATTTCGCCATGCGTCCAGTCTAGGTGCGCGAATTCCTGGTCTACGCGCGGAGATGGACGCCTCTTCGTTCATGTGTTCATACTGAAACGGTTTGGGCGTGGCCCATTTTCTTCGTATGAACCACCCAATGAGGACCGTATGAGCACCCCGGCCCCCGCCCCCACGGCCACCGCCCCGGAACCCGCCCCCCGTGCGACCTCGGGCCTGGACCGCCACTTCCGGATCTCCGAGCGCGGCTCGACCATCGGCCGCGAGGTCCGCGGCGGCTTCGCGACCTTCTTCGCGATGGCCTACATCATCGTGCTGAACCCGATCATCCTGGGCAGCGCGAAGGACATGTACGGGCACCAGCTCGACGGCGGCCAGCTCGTCACCGCCACCGTCCTGACGGCCGCCTTCACCACGCTCCTCATGGGTGTCATCGGCAACGTCCCGATCGCGCTCGCCGCCGGCCTCGGCGTCAACACCGTCGTCGCCCTCCAGCTCGCGCCCCGCATGAGCTGGGCCGACGCCATGGGCATGGTGGTCCTGGCCGGCTTCGTGGTGATGCTGCTGGTCGCCACCGGCCTGCGCGAGCGCGTCATGAACGCCGTCCCGGTGGGCCTGCGCAAGGGCATCGCCATCGGCATCGGCCTGTTCATCATGCTGATCGGCCTGGTCGACTCGGGCTTCGTCACCCGCATCCCCGACGCCGCGCACACCACCGTCCCGCTCCAGCTCGGCACGGGCGGCCACCTGCACGGCTGGCCCGTACTGATCTTCGTCATCGGCGTGCTGCTCACCCTCGCCCTGCTGATCCGCAAGACGCCGGGCGCGATCCTGATCTCCATCGTGGTGATGACCGTCGTCGCGGTCGCCGTCCAGCTCGTCGCCGGGCTGCCGAGCGAGGCCTGGGGCCTCACCGTCCCCGAGTGGCCGGGCAACCCGGTGGCCGCCCCCGACTTCGGGCTCGTCGGCCAGGTCAGCCTGTTCGGCGGCTTCGAGAAGGTCGGGATGCTGACCGGCGTCCTGTTCGTCTTCACCGTGCTGCTGTCCTGCTTCTTCGACGCCATGGGCACGATCCTGGGCGTCGGCGACGAGGCGAAGCTGATCGACAAGGACGGAAACTTCCCCGGCATCAACCGGGTCCTGCTGATCGACGGCCTGGCGGTCGCCTCGGGCGGAGCCACCTCCTCCTCGGCCACCACCTGCTTCGTGGAGTCCACGGCCGGGGTCGGCGAGGGCGCCCGTACCGGCCTGGCGAACGTCGTGACCGGCGGCCTCTTCACCGTGGCGCTGTTCCTCACCCCGCTCGCCACCATGGTCCCGTCCCAGGCGGCCACCCCCGCCCTGGTGGCGGTCGGCTTCCTGATCCTGGCGGGCTCGGTCAAGGACATCGACTGGAGCGACTTCACCATCGCCGTCCCGGCCTTCCTGGCCATGGTGACGATGCCCTTCACCTACTCGATCACCAACGGCATCGGCATCGGCTTCGTGAGCTTCTGCGCGCTGCGCGCCGCGACCGGCCGGGGCCGCGAGGTCCCGGTGGCCATGTACGTGGTGTCGGCGGTGTTCGTCTTCTACTACGCGATGCCGGCCCTCGGCCTCACGTAAGCCCGTAGAACTTCTCCGTCTCGTCGACGGCCGACTTGAAGCGCTCGTCGAAGTCATCGCGAATGAGCGTCCGGACCACATAGTCCTGGACGCTCATTCCGCGTTTGGCGGCATGAGTCCGGAGCCTGTCGAGGAGCTCCCCGTCTATGCGCATGCTCAGCACATGTGTCCCCATGCCGAAAGAGTCGGGGCAGAGGGTATGGACGCGTGTCACTTTCCGCCGCCGACTCACCCTTATGAGTGACGGCCAATAATGGTGTTCCTTAGCTAGAGTAATGAGTTACTCTAAGGACATGCGTGACCTCTCCCATGGCGACGACGCAGCCGCCGTGAACGACCTCCGCTCCGCCGTCATGCGGCTGGGCCGGCGCCTGAAGCATCAGCGCGTCGACGAATCGCTGAGCCCGACCGAGATGTCGGTACTCGGCACCCTCGCCCGCTGCGGCCAGGCCACACCTGGCGAGCTGGCCCGGCGGGAACACGTCCAGCCGCCGTCGATGACACGCATCGTCGCGTTGCTGGAGGCCAAGGGGCTGGTCACGCTGGAACCGCACCCCGACGACCGCCGCCAGAAGGTGGTCCGCCAGACGGAGGAGGCCGAAGCGATGCTCGAAGAGAGCCGCCGCAAGCGCAACGCCTTCCTGGCCGGGCTCGCGGCCGAGCTGACCGAGGACGAATGGGCCAAGCTGCGCGAGGCCGCACCCGTCCTGGAGAAGCTCGCGCACCTGTAGGAACGACGCCAGGAGGCGAACGCTTTTGAGTACGGGAAACGGAGCAGACTCCGCACCCGGCCACATATCCACCCCCGACACAACCCCCGCGAGCAGGAACCCGGGGGCACCTCCCGGCGGTAGCCGGGGGACGTTCAGCTCGCTGAAGATCCGGAACTACCGGCTCTTCGCGACCGGTCAGGTCGTCTCGAACACCGGCACCTGGATGCAGCGGATCGCCCAGGACTGGCTGGTCCTCTCCCTGACCGGCTCGGCCTCCGCCGTCGGCATCACCATCGCCCTGCAGTTCCTGCCGATGCTGATGTTCGGCCTCTACGGAGGCGTACTCGCGGACCGGCTGCCCAAGCGGCCGCTGCTGCTGGCCACCCAGAGCGCGATGGGCCTCACAGGCGTCGCACTGGCCGTGCTCACCCTGGCGGGACACGTCCAGGTCTGGCACGTCTACCTCGCCGCGTTCCTGCTCGGCCTGGTCACCGTCGTCGACAACCCGGCCCGGCAGACCTTCGTCCCCGAGATGGTCGGCAAGGACCAGGTCGCCAACGCCGTCAGTCTGAATTCGGCCAACTTCCAGTCCGCGCGGCTGGTCGGCCCGGCGATCGCCGGCGTGCTGATCACCGCAGTCGGCTCCGGCTGGGCCTTCCTGCTGAACGGACTGTCCTTCGCCGCGCCCATCGCCGGCCTGCTGATGATGCGGACGCACGAACTGCACCCGGTCGAGCCCCGGCCCCGCGCCAAGGGGCAGCTCCGCGAAGGCCTGCGCTACGTCGCCGGCCGCCCGGAGCTGATCTGGCCGATCGTCCTCGTCGGCTTCATCGGCACCTTCGGGTTCAACTTCCCGATCTGGCTGTCGGCCTACGTGAGCAACGTGTTCCACGGGGACGCGGGCACCTACGGGCTCTTCAACACCCTGATCGCGGCAGGCTCCCTCGCGGGCGCCCTGCTCGCCGCCCGGCGCGGGCACTCCCGGCTGCGGCTGCTGGTGGCGTCGGCCGTGCTGTTCTCGCTGCTGCTGCTCGTGACCGCCTTCGCGCCCGGCTTCTGGCTGTTCGCCGCGCTGCTCGTGCCGCTCGGGGTCTTCGGCCTGACGGTCAACGTGGTGGCCAACTCCAGCGTGCAGATGGCTACCGACCCCGAGATGCGGGGGCGGGTCATGGCCCTGTTCATGATGGTCTTCACCGGCGGCACCCCGCTGGGTGCGCCGCTGCTGGGCTGGATCACGGACACGTACGGCGCCCGGATCGGCATGGCTGCCGGTGGGCTGGTCTCGCTGCTCGCCTCCGTGGCGATCGCGGTGGTCCTGGCCCGGGTGGGCAACCTGCGGCTGCGGGTCGACCGGCACGGCGTGGCCTTCGTCCCGGCCGTGCGCAGCCGCGAGCTGGTGGCGGCCGCCTGACCCCTGCGGGTCCGCTGCTGGGGCTCCGCCCCAGACCCCGCGCCTCAAACGCCGGCGGGGCTGGTTTTGGCTGATCCCGCCAACGCCAGCCATATCCAGCCCCGCCGGCGTTTGAGGCGCGGGGGTTCGGGGGCAGCGCCCCCGACAACGGCGCCCAGCCCGGGCAGCCCCGCTAGGCTCGCGGCATGAGACTGTTCGCCGCCGTACTGCCGCCTGCGGAAGCCGTCGCCGAGCTGGCCGCGGCCGTGCACGGAGTGCGCGACGACCGGTTGACCTGGACCGCGGAAGCCGGCTGGCACTTCACGCTCGCCTTCATGGGCGAGGTACGGGACGAGGTGCTCCCCGACCTGCACGCCCGGCTCGCGCGCGCCGCCGCGCGGACCGCACCGTTCGCGGTGCGGCTGCACGGCGTCGGCCACTTCGGCGAACGCGCGCTGTGGGTCGGCGCCGCCGGGGACCTCGAGACGATGCGGCTGCTCGCGGAGCGGGCCGACGCCGCCGCCCGGCGGGCCGGGGTGCCCATGGAGCAGCACCGCCGCTACACCCCGCACCTCACCCTGGCCCGGTCCCGCGAAGGCGCCCGCCTGCGGCCCTACCTCGACGCCCTCGCGGACTTCGAGGGCGCCCCCTGGCAGACCGACACCCTGTGTCTGGTGCGCAGCAACCTGCCGGTCAGCGGGGTCCCCGGCGAGCAGCCCCGTTACGAGACCGTCGGGGCCTGGCCGCTGCACGGCTAGACACGCCCTGGGCCTGGTGTTCGGTCCGGGTTCAGCCGTAGGACCCTCGCTCGGAATGCTCCTGTGGAGGACCCGGGGCAACGTCACTCGGGCCACCCCTCGAAGGAGTCCCCGTGCAGATGACCGAGACCGTCACCGCTTCCACCCGCGTGGCCACCCGGCGCCGGCTGCTGATGTGCCGCCCGAGGCACTACGACGTCACCTACTCGATCAACCCGTGGATGAACCCGGAGAAGAGCACCGACACCGGCCTGGCCGTCCTCCAGTGGGAGCGGCTGCGCGACCTCTACCTGGAGCTCGGCCACCTCGTGGAGGAGATCGACCCGATCGACGGGCTCCCCGACATGGTGTTCGCCGCGAACGGCGCCACCGTGGTGGACGGAAAGGTCTACGGCGCCCGCTTCCTGCACGCGCAGCGCACGGCCGAGGGGCCCGCGTACCTCAAGTGGTTCGAGAGCCGGGGCTACCGCGAGCTGCTGTGGCCGGAGTACATCAACGAGGGCGAGGGCGACATCCTCACCGTCGGCCGCCGCCTGCTGGCCGGCACCGGCTTCCGCACCGACCCGCGCTCGCACGCCGAGGCGCAGGAGTTCTTCGGTCTGCCGGTGACCGGCCTGACCCTCGTCGACCCGGAGTTCTACCACCTGGACACGGCGCTCGCCGTGCTCTCGGACGACGAGGTCATGTACTACCCGGCCGCCTTCTCCGAGGGGAGCCGGGCCGTGCTGCGGACCCTGTTCCCCGATGCGATCCTCGCCACGGCCGAGGACGCCGCCGTCTTCGGGCTCAACGCCTTCTCCGACGGCCGCCACGTGCTGCTGCCCGAGGCGGCCACCGGCCTGAAGGCCCAGCTCAGCGCGCGGGGCTTCGAGCCGATCGGGGTCGATCTCTCCGAGCTCCTCAAGGCGGGCGGCAGCGTGAAGTGCTGCACCCTGGAGCTGCGCGGGCTCTGAGTGCGCGTACGCGCGTGCGGGGCAGGGCGACGGCCGCGTTAGGCTCGACGGGTGGATCCCAAGACCAGAAACCGTGTCATGGCCGGTGTGCTCGTGCTGATGTTCGTCGTAGTGGCCGTCGCGGCCGCCGTGGGGCAGTAGCGCCCGCTGCCCCTGGGCGGGCGTCGGGCCCTTGCCTCGAGTGGACTCGAAGCAGTTGGCTTGGGGTCCATGAAGTACACGCAGCTCGGACGCACCGGACTCAAGGTCAGCCGACTCGTTCTCGGCACGATGAACTTCGGTCCGCAGACAGACGAACCCACCAGTCACAGCATCCTGGACGGCGCCCTCGCCGCAGGTCTGAACTTCGTCGACACCGCCAACGTCTACGGGTGGGGTGAGAACAAGGGCCGCACCGAGGAGATCATCGGCACCTGGTTCGCCCAGGGCGGCGGCCGCCGGGACAAGACCGTCCTGGCCACCAAGGTCTACGGGAACATGGCCGGCGAGGGCGACCCGTGGCCCAACCACGACCGGCTGTCGGCACTGAACATCCGACGGGCCGTCGAGGCCAGCCTGAAGCGGCTCCAGACCGACTACATCGACCTCTACCAGTTCCACCACATCGACCGCCGGACCCCCTTCGAGGAGATCTGGCAGGCCGTCGACGTACTGATCCAGCAGGGCAAGATCCTTTACGCGGGCTCGTCGAACTTCCCCGGCTACAAGATCGCCCAGGCGAACGAGACCGCCGCCCGGCGCGGCACGGTCGGGCTGGTCAGCGAGCAGTGCCTCTACAACCTCGCCGAGCGGCGCGCCGAGATGGAGGTCATCCCGGCCGCGCAGGAGTACGGGCTCGGGGTCATCCCGTGGTCCCCGCTGCACGGCGGCCTGCTGGGCGGGGTCATCAAGAAGGAGGTCGAGGGCGGGCGCCGCGCCTCCGGACGGTCGGCGGACTCGCTGGCCAACACCTCGGTACGGGCCCAGGTGCAGGCGTACGAGGACCTGCTCGACAAGCACGGCCTGGAACCCGGCGAGACCGCGCTGGCCTGGCTGCTGACCCGGCCCGGGGTCACGGGCCCGATCGTCGGCCCTCGCACGGCCGGGCAGTTGGAGAGCGCGCTGCGCGCGCTGGAGCTGGAACTGAGCGAGGAGGTGCTGGCCGCCCTGGACGAGATCTTCCCGGGACCCGGCGCGTCCCCGGAGGCCTTCGCCTGGTAGGTCCCGCTCACGCGCCCCGGTAGGGACCGCCGATGCCCCAGGCCTGGTGGAGGACCGCCGCGAACTCGCCCGCCAGGCGGTGTTCGCCCGAGGCGTTGGGGTGGGTCCCGTCGTAGGTGTCGCGGTGGATGTCGTACGCGTCCGGCCGCGCGCCCAGCAGGATCGGTGAGGCGGCGGTGGTCAGATCGGCCACCGCCTTCGCCAGGAGCTCGTTGAAGCGGGCCACCTCCGCCGCGAAGGGGGCGTCCTCGTCGGCGCGGATGTTCGGGATCACCGGCAGCAGCACCATCCGGATGCCGGGGCGGGCCTCCCGGGCGGCCGCGACGAAGCGGCGGACGTTGGCGGCGGTGTCCTCGGCGCCGGTGTAGAAGCCGAGGTCGATCAGGCCGAGGGAGACGAGCAGGACGTCGGCCCGGCTGGCCCGGGCGGCGGGGCCTATCAGGGGCGCCATGTGCTGCCAGCCCTCGCCCCAGCCGGCCAGGTGACGGCGGGCGTCCTGCGGGAAGTCCGGGTCGGCGTACGCGTGGCTGGCGGGCGCGTCGGCGGCGGTGTCGTACAGCTCGCTGCGCGGGCCGACGATCTCGTACGGCCCGCCGAGGGTGGAGCCCAGGTGCTGCCACATCCGGTAGCGCCAGGTGTAGTCGCCGGCGCGTCCGATGGTCATGGAGTCGCCGACGAACATGAAACGCATCCGGTCATCATCGCGGATCACCCGACAGGCGCCCCTGTGATGCCGGACACGCCGAGAGACAGGCCCAGCGGGCTGGCAGGCTGGGGGCATGCGCCTGTTGCCGTTGTCGTCCGCCTCCGCCGCCCTCGTGCTCGCCCTGCTGCCGTCGTCGGCCGCCCTCGCGGCCGAGGCTGCCGCGGGTCCCGGGGCGTCCTCCTTCACCATCGCCGATCCGCG is a genomic window containing:
- a CDS encoding GDSL-type esterase/lipase family protein, which produces MRFMFVGDSMTIGRAGDYTWRYRMWQHLGSTLGGPYEIVGPRSELYDTAADAPASHAYADPDFPQDARRHLAGWGEGWQHMAPLIGPAARASRADVLLVSLGLIDLGFYTGAEDTAANVRRFVAAAREARPGIRMVLLPVIPNIRADEDAPFAAEVARFNELLAKAVADLTTAASPILLGARPDAYDIHRDTYDGTHPNASGEHRLAGEFAAVLHQAWGIGGPYRGA